CATGTGCCAGCGGACTGGTGAGCATGGCAGGGCGTTCTCGGGACGATCATCGGATGAACGGCAAGGGGTGCCATGAACGGTCGGCGCATGGCGGTGCCGCTTCTGGCGGGCCTGGTGCTGGGGGTGCTGCTTCCCGTGGGGTCCGGCCCGGACGCCGTGGCCGGCGGGGTGGGGGCGGGGGCCCTGCGGATGACGGTCACGGTCAACGGGCGCGGCGGGACGGCGGCCGCGCCGCCTGCCGTGCGGGTCGGCGGCCTCGTCGTGAAGCGGTACCGGCTGGTCAACCGCGGTGAGGCGGATCTGTACCGGATCCGGGTCGTCGATCCGTCCGTCCCGGGGTCGGTGACCTGTCCGGTGCGGACGCTCGCCGCGCTCGCCTCCGTCGAGTGCTCGGTGCGGTTCGCGGCCCGGCCCGGGCGGTACGCGGCGGCCGCGACGGCCTCGGGGGACGTCCCGTCGCTGCGGCGGACGCTGACCGCGACCTCGCGCTCCGGGTACGAGGGCGTGGGCGGCGTGCTGGTGCTCACCGAGACCGTACGGACCGTGCCGCCGCACTCGCTGCCATCCGCCGTGGTCGGGTACACGGTCGCCAACCGGGGCAACCGGCCCGTGCACGGCGTACGGCTCACCGACCGGGCGCTCGCGCCGGGGCGGATCGACTGCGCGGGGCGGCCCGGAGGCGTGCCGGTGCTGCCGCCGGGCGGCTCGGTGCGGTGCACGGCCACCGTCCACCGCCCGCCGGGCGTCCATCGCAGCACCGGCGAGGCCAGCGGGAGCGACCGGGTCGCCACGCTGGGGGCCGGGGGCGGGCCGGTCGCCCCGCCGCTCCTCGTGGCCCGCGCGACCGCCCGGTTCACGCTGCGGGGCGCCGCCACGGCGCCGGCGGCGGTGGCGAGGCCGCCCCAGCCGCCTGCGGGGGCGCGGCCTTCGCCCGCCCGGACGGCGGCGCGGACGCCTGCCCCGTCGGCCTCGGCCGCGCAGAGCGCCGCGCCCGCGCCTGCGGCGGCTGCTGATGCATCCGTGCCGCCCGCGTCGGACGCCGCGGCTCTCCCGCTGCTCGTCGCGCCGGGACCCGGTGCGGCGGAAGGGGTGGGTCCGGTGGCTCCGGGGGCCGCTGCTGCTCCAGGGACCGCTGCTCCAGGGGCGGCGGCCGGGGCCGATGGGGTCGGGGCCGAAGGGGCCGGGGCGGGGGCCGCGGCCGCACCTCCCGTCGTACCGCCTCCCGGAGCGGCCCCGCCCGCCGGCATCGGCGCGAACGCCGCCCAACCCCCCGCCGACAGGCCCGCCCTCGCCGACGTCCCCACCGCCCGACCCCCCACCGACGACTCCGACGACGACGGCCTCCTCGCCCGCGTCCAGCGCCGATCCCGCGAACTCGCCGACATGAGCGTCGCCCTGACGCTCCTGCTGATCCTGATCCCCGCCGCCGTCGCCGCCGCTCTGCTGGGCTCGCGCCGCCCCTGACCCCATCCGCCCCCGGAGACGGACCTCATGCCCTACCTGCTGGAAACCCTCGGCGTCATGATCGGCGTCGCCCTGATCGCGGCGGCGATCGTGCTGCTCAAGGAGCGCCTCTTTCCGATTCCGGAGGACGAACCTCCGCGCGAGGACGTCGCCGAGTACATCGCCATGATGGTGTCGGTCCTGTACGCGGTCGTCCTGGGCCTCTGCCTGGTGTCCGTCTGGGACAACCGCTCGGACGCCCAGGACCACGTCCAGGCCGAAGCGGGCGCCCTGCACCAGACGTACCTGCTGGCCGCCTCGTTCCCGGAGCCCCGGCGCGCACCGCTGCGGGAGGCGGCCCGTTCGTACGCCGTCCATGTCGTCGATGTCGAGTGGCCCCGGATGGCCGCCCGCGAGTCCCTGGGCCGGTCCGGCTGGAGCATGCTCGACCGGCTTCGCGTCGTCAGCGAGGTCGAGGACTCCGGCACCATCTCCCAGAAGATCGCGGCCCAGGAGGTCCTCGCCCAGCTCGGATACATCGACGACGCGCGCCGCGGCCGCGAGGCGGCGGCCGAGGAACGCCTGTCGCCCGTCCTGTGGGTGGGCCTGATCAACGGAGGTTTCCTCACGCTCGCCTTCATGTTCCTCTTCGGCATCCGACGGAGCTTCACCCACGTGATCATGGTGATGGGCCTGGCCGGCTTCATCGCGTTCACGGTGCTGCTGATCCACCAGCTGGACTCCCCCTTCGGGGGGATGTTCGGCGCCTCCGCCGACCCGTTCACCCGCTACTTCGCGTTGGGAGGGTCATGAAATACCTCGTACGGGACAAGATCTTCGCGATCGGCGACGACTACTGGATCGAGGACGAGCAGGGCCGGCACGCCTTCCTCGTCGACGGCAAGGCCCTGCGGCTGCGCGACACCCTGGAGCTGAAGGACCCGGCCGGCCAGGTGCTGATCGTGCTGCGGGAGAAGATGTTCAGCCTGCGCGACACGATGACGATCGAGCGGGGCGACCGCCCGCTCGCGTCCGTCCGCCGCAAGCGGCTGTCGCTGCTGCGCAACCACTTCCGGGTCAGCCTCGTCGACGGCACCGAACTGGACGTCAGCGGACGCATCCTGGACCGGGAGTTCACCGTCGAGTACGACGGCGAACTCCTCGCCCACATCTCGCGCCAGTGGTTCCGGGTCCGGGACACGTACGCCGTGAACGTGGTCCGGGACGACGCCGACCCGGCCCTGATGATCGCGGTCGCGGTGTGCGTGATCCGGATGGCGGAGCGGGAGCGCGAGGACTGAACGGGGGCCGCGCGGACCGAGCCCTCGCGGCCCCGCTCACCGAGCCCCCACGGCCTCCGCGCACCGAGCCCCGCGGCCCCCGACTACCCGCCCCGCGTCGGCGAGGCGGGTCAGGCCGCCTTCGCCGCCCGCTCCAGCGCCTGCTCCAGGTCCGCCCAGAGGTCCTCTACGTGCTCGACGCCGACCGACAGCCGGACCGTCCCCTGGCCGATGCCCGCCGTCTCCAGCGCCGCCGCGTCGAGCTGCCGGTGCGAGGTGGAGGCGGGGTGCATGACCAGGGTCCGTACGTCGCCGAGCGAGACGCTCAGCGAGGCCACCCGGACCGCCTCCATCAGCGTCCGCCCGGCCTCCCGGCCGCCCGCGAGGTCGAAGGAGATCACCCCGCCGCCGCCCGCCGGCAGCAGCTTCGCGGCGACGGCGTGGTCCGGGTGGCTGGGCAGCGAGGGGTGGCGGACGGCCGCCACCGCGGGGTGGGCCTCCAGGCGGCGGGCCAGCTCGGCAGCGTTCGCGCAGTGTCGCTCGATGCGCAGCGGCAGCGTCTGCATGCCGCGCAGGGTCAGCCAGGCCGCGAACGGGTCGGTGATCGCGCCCTGTTCGACGGCGTAGTGGCGGACCTGCTCGTACAGCTCCGCGTCCTTGAAGACGGCGATGCCGCCGAGGACGTCCGCGTGACCGGCGAGGTACTTGGTCGCCGAGTGGACGACGATGTCCGCGCCGTGCTCGATCGGGCGGCAGAGCAGCGGTGAGGCGAAGGTGTTGTCGACGGCGGTCGGCACGCCGGCCTCGGCGGCGACGGCGGCGAGCGCGGCCAGGTCGGAGACGCGGGCGGTCGGGTTGGCGATGGTCTCCAGGTACAGCAGCCGGGTCTCGGGGCGGAGCGCGGCGCGCACCTCCTCCGGGTCGGTGCCGGAGACGTACGTGACCTCGACGCCCCAGCGCCGCGTGAGGTCGGTGAGGACGGCGTAGGTGCCGCCGTACACGCAGGTCTGGGCGACGACGTGGGCGCCGGAGCCGAGCAGGGTGAGCAGCACGCTGTTGATCGCGCCCATGCCGGAGGCGTACGAGAGGGCGGCGGCCCCGCCCTCCAGGCGGGCGACGGCCTGCTCCAGGGCGCGGACGGTGGGATTGCCGTGCCGGCTGTAGAGGAAGGCGTCGGGGCTCTCGAACGCGTCGGCGAGCGCGTCCGCGCTGTCGAAGGTGAAGACGTGGCCCTGGTGGAGCGGGACGCCGAGCGGGCGGCTGCCGACGATCTCGGGCTGCGGCGGGTGGACGGCGAAGGTCTCGGGACGGAGGGGCGGGGGCGTCGGGCGGTCGCTGGAGGGGGGCGTCGGGCGGTCGCTGAAGTCGTCGCTCATGTCGTCCAGTCAACGTCTCTATTCCGTTGCCCCACAGGGCCAATCACCGGCAGATTGGTCTGCCGATGGAGCCAATGGAACCGATCGACGCCCTCGTGACCCGGCTGGGCCGCTGGTCCGCCGGCCGCGGACCGCTGTATCTGCTGCTCGCCGCCCGCTTCCGGCAGCTGATCGACGAGGGGCTGCTGCCGCCCGACACCCCGCTGCCGGCTGACCGTCGGCTCGCCGCGGCGCTGTCGGTGGGGCGGTCGACGGTGGTCGCGGCGTACGAGGCACTGCGTCAGGAGGGGCGCGTGGTGCGGCGGCAGGGCAGTGGGACGCGGGTGGCGTCGGCGGCGGCGCTGCTGCCCGGCCCGCGGGTGCGGGAGACGTCGAACCCGCTCTTCCTGAACCTGCTGGAGCCGTCGGACGGCGTGATCCTGCTGAGCTGCGCGGCGCCGCTCGGGCCGCCGCCCGAGCTGACGGAGGCGTACCGCTCGCTCGTCCTGCCCGAAGCGGACCTCGGATACCACCCGGCGGGCCTGGAGGCGCTGCGGGCGGCGCTCGCGGAGAAGTACGCGGTACGGGGCGTGCCGACGGACCCCGCGCAGATCCTGGTCACCACGGGCGCCCAGCAGGCGCTCTCGCTGCTGACCCGGCTGCTGGTCGCGCCCGGCGACGGGGTGCTGGTGGAGGCGCCGACGTACTCGGGGGCGCTGGACCTGTTCCGGGAGGCGGCGGCGGTGCCGCTTCCGGTGCGGGTGGGTCCGGACGGGGTGGACGTGGCGGAGGCGATCCGGATGATGGAGCGTCACCGGCCCGCGCTGGCCTATGTCGTGTCCCGGTTCCAGAACCCGACGGGTGCCGTGCTGCCGCCGCTGTCCGGCCGCAGGCTGGTGGAGGCGGCGAACGGGCTGGGCGTGCCGCTGATCGACGACGAGGCGCGCGCGGATCTGGGGTTCGGGGCGGATCCGGGAGTGGGGGTGGATCCGGGAATGGGGGTGGATCCGGGGTTTGAGGAGGACGCCGCGCAGAAGCCGTGGGTGACGCTCTGCGCGTACGGCGACGTCCTTTCCGTCGGCTCGCTGAGCAAACCTGTGTGGGGCGGTCTGCGGATCGGCTGGGTGCGCGGCCCGGCGGCGACGATCGCGCGGCTGGCCCGGCTGAAGGCGATCCACGACCTGGGCTCGGACCTGCCCGGCCAACTGGCCGCGGTCCGGGTGCTCGCCGGCTTCGCGCCGGTCCTGCGGGACCGGCTGCGAAACCTGCGAGAGGGCCACGACCACCTGGTGGCCGAACTGGCGCGGCTGCTGCCGTCGTGGACACCCGCGCCCACCTCGGGCGGCCAGACGCTGTGGGTCCGGCTCCCGTACGGCGACGGGGTCGCGTTCGCTCAGGTGGCGCTGCGGCACGGGGTGGCCGTGCTGCCGGGGTCGACGATGGACGCGCTGGGCGGCAGCGTCCGGTACCTGCGGCTGCACTTCCTGCTGCCGCCGGAGGTCCTCACGGAGGCGGTGCGGCGGCTCGCGGCGGCCTGGCGGGAGTACGCGCCGGGGGCGGCGCCCCGTGCCGTGCGCGCGCGGGCGGCTGTGCCGGCACCGCGCGGGCACTTCGCCGTCGGCACTCCTGCGCTCCGCCCCGTCGTGGTCTGACGGGAGCCCGCGGCGGCGACGCGCACGCCCGGGCTCCCCGCCGACGCCCGGGCTCCCCGCCGACGCCCGGGCTCCCCGACGAAGCTCAGGCCCCGCCGACGCTCAGCCCCCGAAGCTCAGGCCCCCGGCGCCGGGAGTCCCAGCATCCGGTCCTTGAGCGCGGGGAACTGCTCCCGGGTCGTCGCGACCTTCGCCGGGTCGAGTTCGGCCCGCAGCACCTCTTCGTCCGGGCCCGCCTCCGCGAGGACCTCGCCCCACGGGTCGACGACGATCGAGTGGCCGGCCTGCTCGACCCCGGCGTGCGTGCCCGCGGTGCCGCAGGCGAGGACGTACGCCTGGTTCTCCACGGCCCGCGCCTGGGCCAGCAGCGTCCAGTGCGCGCGGCGGCGGGCCGGCCAGCCGGCCGGGATCACCAGGGCCTGCGCGCCCGCGTCGACCAGGCCCCTGAACAGCTCGGGGAAGCGCAGGTCGTAGCAGGTGGCGACGCCGAGGGTGAGGTCCGGCAGCGGCACGGTCACCAGCTCGTCGCCGGCGGCCATCAGCACGGCCTCGCCCTTGTCGAAGCCGAAGCGGTGGATCTTCCGGTAGGTGCGGACGCGGACGCCGGCCGGGTCGTACACGAGCGAGGTGTTGTAGAGCGCGCCGCCCGCCGCCTCGACGATCGAGCCGGCGTGCAGCCAGACCCCGGCGTCGCGGGCCGCGGCCGACATGGCCTCGTGCGTGGGTCCGTCCAGGGGCTCGGACTCGGCGGCGAAGGAGTCGAAGGCGAACGCGCCCATCGGCCACAGCTCGGGCAGGACGACGAGATCGGCGTCCCGTTCCGCCCTTACCAGATCGGCCGCGCGCGCCCTCCGCGCGTCGACCGGTTCGTCCGGGTCTACTGCGATCTGGATCAGCGAGGCGCGCACACTACCACCGTCCTGGCATTCGAGCCGTCGACACAGCCTACGATCGTCACACGAAAGCACTGCCGGGGTGCCTTCGGGCAGCGTAACTTAGCGTCCGAACCTCCCACGCCGACTTGTTTCAGCCCGCGCACCAGCAGAACCGCCGAGGGGTCCCGTGACCGTCCATCCCAGCCTCCAGACCTACGCCGACGCCTGGACCCACTCCATCGAAGCGATATCCGAGCTGGTGCAGCCGCTCGTGGAAGGTGAGTGGAACCGGGCGACGCCCTGCCCGGGCTGGTCGGTGCGTGACATCGTCTCCCATGTCATCGGCATGGAGTGCGAGATGCTGGGCGACCCGAGGCCGATCCACAGCCTGCCGCGTGATCTCTACCACGTACGCAGTGAGTTCGCCCGCTACATGGAGATGCAGGTCGATGTGCGGCGGCACCACACCGCGCCGGAGATGACCTCCGAGCTGGAGTACGTGCTGATCCGGCGGGCCCGTCAGCTGCGCAACGAGTCCCGGCAGCCCGACCACAAGGTCCGTGCCCCGCTCGGTGCCGAGCAGCCGCTGGAGCTGGCGTACCGGATGCGCGCCTTCGACGTGTGGGTGCACGAGCAGGACCTGCGGATCACGCTGAACAAGCCCGGCAACCAGGACTCGGCCGGTGCGCTGGTGGCCCGGGACGTCCTGCTGGAGGCGCTGCCGAAGGTGGTCGCCAAGGACGCGGGCGCGCCCGCGAACTCGGCCGTGGTGTTCGACGTCCACGGTCCGGTGGAGTTCCTGCGGACGGTGCGGGTGAACGCGGACGGCCGCGGCTCGGTGGACGGCGCGCCGTCGCTGGGGCCGGCGGCGACGCTGGCGCTGGACTGGGAGACGTACGTGCGCCTGGCCTGCGGCCGTGTGCGTCCCGCGGCGGTCGTGGACCGGATCAAGGTCGAGGGCGACGCGGAGCTGGCGCAGGCGATCCTGGACAACTTCGCGGTCACCCCCTGACCCCGGGCGCGGGGGCCCGCGGGCGTCAGACCGGGACGTGCACGGCCTCGACCCGGCTGGCGACCAGCCGCTCCCGTTCCCTGCGGGCGGTGCGGCCGCGCAGCCGGAGGATCTGGGCGAGGCCCAGTGCCTCCAGGACGAAGACGGACGAGAACGCGATCCGGTAGTCGTCGCCGGTGGCGTCCAGCAGGATGCCGACCGCGAGCAGCGTCGTCATCGAGGCGACGAAACCACCCATGTTGACGATGCCCGAGGCGGTGCCCTGACGCTCGGGCGGGTTGGCCGGCCGGGCGAAGTCGAAGCCGATCATCGACGCGGGCCCGCAGGCGCCCAGCACCAGGCACAGTGTGACGAGCAGCCACATCGGGGCATGGTCACCGGGGTACACCAGGGTGGCCGCCCACATCAGCGCGGTCGCGCCGACCGTGCCGAGTGCCAGCGGGGTACGGGCGGCATGGTGCCGGGCCACGATCTGGCCGTACGCGAGGCCGATCACCATGTTGGAGAGCACCACGAGGGTGAGCAGCCCGCCGGCGGTCTCCCGGGACAGGCCCTGTGCCTCGACGAGGAACGGCAGGCCCCACAGGAGCAGGAACACCATGGCGGGGAACTGGGTGGTGAAGTGCACCCACATGCCGAGCCGGGTGCCGGGTTCGCGCCAGGACTCGGCGATCTGACGGCGGACGAAGGCGCTGCCGGCGTGGCTGACTGGCGCGGGTTCGTAGCCCTCGGGGTGGTCCTTGAGGAAGAGCAGCAGCAGGACGAGGACGAGCCCGCCCGCGGCGGCGCTGCCGGCGAACGTGGCGGTCCAGCCGAGGCCGTGCAGCATCCGCGAGATCAGGATCGTGGAGACCAGGTTGCCCGCCATGCCGAAGAGCGCGGCGACCTGGCCGATGAGCGGGCCGCGGCGGGCGGGGAACCAGCGGGAGCCGAGC
This sequence is a window from Streptomyces sp. HUAS YS2. Protein-coding genes within it:
- a CDS encoding LURP-one-related/scramblase family protein, whose product is MKYLVRDKIFAIGDDYWIEDEQGRHAFLVDGKALRLRDTLELKDPAGQVLIVLREKMFSLRDTMTIERGDRPLASVRRKRLSLLRNHFRVSLVDGTELDVSGRILDREFTVEYDGELLAHISRQWFRVRDTYAVNVVRDDADPALMIAVAVCVIRMAERERED
- a CDS encoding trans-sulfuration enzyme family protein, producing the protein MSDDFSDRPTPPSSDRPTPPPLRPETFAVHPPQPEIVGSRPLGVPLHQGHVFTFDSADALADAFESPDAFLYSRHGNPTVRALEQAVARLEGGAAALSYASGMGAINSVLLTLLGSGAHVVAQTCVYGGTYAVLTDLTRRWGVEVTYVSGTDPEEVRAALRPETRLLYLETIANPTARVSDLAALAAVAAEAGVPTAVDNTFASPLLCRPIEHGADIVVHSATKYLAGHADVLGGIAVFKDAELYEQVRHYAVEQGAITDPFAAWLTLRGMQTLPLRIERHCANAAELARRLEAHPAVAAVRHPSLPSHPDHAVAAKLLPAGGGGVISFDLAGGREAGRTLMEAVRVASLSVSLGDVRTLVMHPASTSHRQLDAAALETAGIGQGTVRLSVGVEHVEDLWADLEQALERAAKAA
- a CDS encoding PLP-dependent aminotransferase family protein; translated protein: MEPIDALVTRLGRWSAGRGPLYLLLAARFRQLIDEGLLPPDTPLPADRRLAAALSVGRSTVVAAYEALRQEGRVVRRQGSGTRVASAAALLPGPRVRETSNPLFLNLLEPSDGVILLSCAAPLGPPPELTEAYRSLVLPEADLGYHPAGLEALRAALAEKYAVRGVPTDPAQILVTTGAQQALSLLTRLLVAPGDGVLVEAPTYSGALDLFREAAAVPLPVRVGPDGVDVAEAIRMMERHRPALAYVVSRFQNPTGAVLPPLSGRRLVEAANGLGVPLIDDEARADLGFGADPGVGVDPGMGVDPGFEEDAAQKPWVTLCAYGDVLSVGSLSKPVWGGLRIGWVRGPAATIARLARLKAIHDLGSDLPGQLAAVRVLAGFAPVLRDRLRNLREGHDHLVAELARLLPSWTPAPTSGGQTLWVRLPYGDGVAFAQVALRHGVAVLPGSTMDALGGSVRYLRLHFLLPPEVLTEAVRRLAAAWREYAPGAAPRAVRARAAVPAPRGHFAVGTPALRPVVV
- a CDS encoding carbon-nitrogen family hydrolase, translating into MRASLIQIAVDPDEPVDARRARAADLVRAERDADLVVLPELWPMGAFAFDSFAAESEPLDGPTHEAMSAAARDAGVWLHAGSIVEAAGGALYNTSLVYDPAGVRVRTYRKIHRFGFDKGEAVLMAAGDELVTVPLPDLTLGVATCYDLRFPELFRGLVDAGAQALVIPAGWPARRRAHWTLLAQARAVENQAYVLACGTAGTHAGVEQAGHSIVVDPWGEVLAEAGPDEEVLRAELDPAKVATTREQFPALKDRMLGLPAPGA
- a CDS encoding maleylpyruvate isomerase family mycothiol-dependent enzyme encodes the protein MTVHPSLQTYADAWTHSIEAISELVQPLVEGEWNRATPCPGWSVRDIVSHVIGMECEMLGDPRPIHSLPRDLYHVRSEFARYMEMQVDVRRHHTAPEMTSELEYVLIRRARQLRNESRQPDHKVRAPLGAEQPLELAYRMRAFDVWVHEQDLRITLNKPGNQDSAGALVARDVLLEALPKVVAKDAGAPANSAVVFDVHGPVEFLRTVRVNADGRGSVDGAPSLGPAATLALDWETYVRLACGRVRPAAVVDRIKVEGDAELAQAILDNFAVTP
- a CDS encoding MFS transporter, whose product is MSGSRGPRGSAAGLPGDPPGGRRAALVWGVGVAVYFVAVIFRTSLGVAGLDAADRFDVNASALSTFSILQLLVYAGMQIPVGLMVDRLGTKKVLTLGVVLFTAGQLGFALSPSYGTALAARALLGCGDAMTFISVLRLGSRWFPARRGPLIGQVAALFGMAGNLVSTILISRMLHGLGWTATFAGSAAAGGLVLVLLLLFLKDHPEGYEPAPVSHAGSAFVRRQIAESWREPGTRLGMWVHFTTQFPAMVFLLLWGLPFLVEAQGLSRETAGGLLTLVVLSNMVIGLAYGQIVARHHAARTPLALGTVGATALMWAATLVYPGDHAPMWLLVTLCLVLGACGPASMIGFDFARPANPPERQGTASGIVNMGGFVASMTTLLAVGILLDATGDDYRIAFSSVFVLEALGLAQILRLRGRTARRERERLVASRVEAVHVPV